The Bacteroidia bacterium genome contains a region encoding:
- a CDS encoding rhodanese-like domain-containing protein has protein sequence MSVKEITYATLRQWQNQSKIIQLVDVRTIEERKRFNIGGIHIPMSEFYAKATTLLDKTRPIVLYCHSGIRSLNAGEYLIEKGYTEVYHLKKGILGIE, from the coding sequence ATGTCTGTCAAAGAAATTACTTATGCTACTTTAAGACAATGGCAAAATCAGTCAAAAATTATCCAATTAGTAGATGTGCGAACCATAGAAGAGCGAAAGAGGTTCAACATAGGCGGTATTCATATTCCTATGAGTGAATTTTATGCCAAAGCTACCACTTTATTGGATAAAACTAGACCGATTGTTTTATACTGCCATAGTGGTATTCGCAGCCTGAATGCAGGGGAGTATCTCATAGAAAAGGGCTATACAGAGGTGTATCACCTTAAAAAAGGAATATTGGGGATAGAATAA
- a CDS encoding DUF3108 domain-containing protein, giving the protein MCLWAFAHKDGVLRATCGMLRPLVSKGYTQNLDLLQINWLTFCNRINMQKIFLAGILLLITNRLIIAQSADYVLKNDNNGIPLVDLSEVVVTSDKVQPLRYLEYDAFDYGERLTYKVKYGMMSAGKVFMEILPNPVEVSGRKCYHIVATMVTKGAVDAMYPVIDRYETYVDVDGIFPWYFRKELNEGRFKASEYCLFDQRNQKAYVGSQSYAVPRFSQDMISFFYFLRSKNAMDVPMGTTFETEAFIDRKVSTIKVLYEKDEVIKTPFGKINCMRLKPLLKESGFTQFKGDMYFWITKDANHILVAGEGTLPIGSVKFVIEDAQGLKHPISYYQKKN; this is encoded by the coding sequence GTGTGCTTGTGGGCTTTTGCCCATAAGGACGGCGTGCTGCGGGCTACGTGCGGAATGCTCCGACCCTTGGTCAGCAAGGGGTACACCCAAAATTTAGACCTACTACAAATAAATTGGCTTACCTTTTGCAACCGTATCAATATGCAAAAGATATTTTTGGCAGGAATTTTATTACTTATTACCAACCGATTGATAATTGCACAGAGTGCTGATTATGTCCTTAAAAATGACAATAACGGTATTCCATTAGTAGATTTATCAGAAGTAGTAGTTACATCAGACAAGGTTCAACCTTTACGCTACCTAGAATATGATGCTTTTGATTACGGAGAACGGCTGACTTACAAAGTTAAATATGGAATGATGAGCGCAGGAAAAGTATTTATGGAAATTTTACCTAATCCCGTGGAAGTTTCAGGAAGAAAATGTTATCACATCGTAGCCACTATGGTAACAAAAGGCGCAGTAGATGCAATGTACCCTGTAATTGACCGCTATGAAACTTACGTAGACGTAGATGGAATATTCCCTTGGTATTTCAGAAAAGAACTCAACGAAGGAAGATTCAAAGCTTCTGAATATTGTTTATTTGACCAAAGAAACCAAAAAGCATACGTAGGTAGCCAAAGCTATGCTGTGCCAAGATTTAGCCAAGATATGATTTCCTTTTTCTATTTTTTAAGAAGTAAAAATGCAATGGACGTACCTATGGGAACTACCTTTGAAACCGAAGCATTTATTGACCGAAAAGTTTCTACAATTAAAGTTTTATATGAGAAAGATGAAGTAATAAAAACTCCCTTTGGTAAAATAAACTGTATGAGGTTAAAACCTTTGCTAAAAGAAAGCGGCTTCACACAATTCAAAGGCGATATGTATTTTTGGATAACCAAAGACGCTAATCATATTCTTGTAGCAGGCGAAGGAACTTTACCTATTGGCAGCGTTAAGTTTGTGATAGAAGATGCCCAAGGTCTAAAACATCCGATTAGCTACTATCAAAAGAAAAACTAA
- a CDS encoding protein kinase translates to MRVFLGDSKVEIEIENEPSLGRGGEGGVYRVLRPAEYTSYCVKIYNENKITPEKIRKLEYLLKNSPILDSKGHRSVIWIENLVYRRKDSSRNYVFQGILMPIAEGYPVEYLCAYKFPISRIKPNETTLYTKFDRSHHDSLKTRLAVCYNIAVSVAQLHQKQIYVHGDIKPENIIFNHKGKVSIIDFDTVQVIQNGKLLFPALAHTPEYVPPMYQKSDLKNTLFIPFVDVFSMTVIFYRILMGIHPFASTNFKAPYQNVTDIPTAIQEKLFPFGKKQKYFNQLSPPHHNFKKLPKHIQDLFLEVLENENTAISAVDWMEAINPQKPRLQFPLLPLTKVTYNLPIEDLTTFTFEPNPVLNLPTYIDNQYDKYHWVDEGSLKPSLLDMVFRSQKARAANEIIYLQNACKELISEYKQLKKKHSDMLMHYALQSRNIAQKAQQTYNNLLNQSKDLFFLHLSNENQYQACRDKAYQLLEKWLYQQIQQNPKIKLWYTQYFSEMQKLTQSQSLIRSNHIHDIQQIVQHKKLSFEEAKQEYLKNLSQKYAQQIAAIEEQIQQLRKNIDKQQWETHPWIQAELSKVRIEDSNLPAFIVKQFVKAGFYTAADIVDIDEKGQVLDNQGNFVKIPQIGFTRANEVWTWKNNLLKTLKKEAKKQNIDLNQFDTPEILAKKAEIEVLKNELANLETQIKSYEFKTNSTIEQLTAQFWYQVFKETSTRLEHIIEPAVKEYEKFVREHNPSSTIAQLKAIIDEHNEKQLELKLYYENTHQAYIRKKTEIETKIQENIKQIKELWKCL, encoded by the coding sequence ATGAGAGTATTTTTAGGGGACTCAAAAGTTGAAATTGAAATAGAGAACGAACCTTCATTAGGTAGAGGAGGTGAGGGAGGAGTGTACAGGGTACTACGCCCCGCAGAATATACATCGTACTGCGTCAAAATTTACAACGAAAATAAAATCACCCCAGAAAAAATTCGAAAATTAGAATATCTACTCAAAAATAGCCCTATTTTGGACAGCAAAGGGCATCGTTCCGTAATATGGATTGAAAATTTAGTATATCGCCGCAAAGATAGTTCCAGAAATTATGTTTTTCAAGGAATTTTAATGCCCATCGCAGAAGGTTACCCAGTAGAATACCTCTGTGCATATAAATTTCCAATTAGCCGAATTAAACCTAATGAAACCACCTTATACACTAAATTTGACCGTTCCCATCATGATTCTCTTAAAACTCGGCTAGCTGTGTGCTATAACATCGCAGTATCCGTAGCCCAACTTCACCAAAAACAAATATATGTGCATGGAGATATCAAACCTGAAAACATTATATTCAATCATAAAGGCAAAGTATCTATCATTGATTTTGATACAGTACAAGTAATACAAAATGGTAAGCTGCTCTTCCCTGCTTTGGCACACACACCTGAATATGTTCCACCCATGTACCAAAAATCTGACCTCAAAAACACGCTCTTTATACCTTTTGTAGATGTTTTTAGTATGACAGTCATTTTTTACCGAATTTTAATGGGGATTCACCCTTTCGCTTCTACAAACTTCAAAGCCCCCTACCAAAACGTTACTGATATTCCCACAGCAATTCAAGAAAAGCTTTTTCCCTTCGGAAAAAAACAAAAATACTTTAACCAACTCTCGCCCCCACACCATAATTTCAAAAAATTACCTAAACATATTCAAGACCTTTTTCTGGAAGTTTTAGAAAATGAAAACACTGCTATCAGCGCAGTAGATTGGATGGAAGCTATCAACCCTCAAAAACCTCGATTACAATTTCCTCTTTTACCGCTCACAAAGGTTACCTATAATCTGCCCATTGAAGATTTAACTACATTTACGTTTGAACCCAACCCTGTTCTTAATTTACCTACTTATATTGATAATCAATACGATAAGTACCACTGGGTGGATGAAGGTAGCCTTAAACCCAGCTTGTTAGATATGGTTTTCAGAAGTCAAAAAGCCCGCGCAGCAAACGAAATTATCTACCTTCAAAATGCCTGTAAAGAGCTTATTAGTGAGTACAAACAACTCAAAAAGAAGCACAGCGACATGCTTATGCACTATGCTTTACAATCCCGAAATATAGCCCAAAAAGCCCAACAGACTTATAACAATCTACTTAATCAAAGTAAAGACCTTTTCTTTTTGCATCTGTCTAACGAAAATCAATATCAAGCTTGTAGAGATAAAGCCTATCAACTGCTTGAAAAATGGCTTTATCAACAAATTCAGCAAAATCCTAAAATAAAATTATGGTACACGCAATACTTTTCAGAAATGCAAAAACTAACCCAAAGTCAATCTTTAATACGTTCTAATCACATACACGATATTCAGCAAATAGTACAACACAAAAAACTTTCTTTTGAAGAAGCTAAGCAAGAGTATCTAAAAAACCTATCTCAAAAATACGCGCAGCAAATAGCTGCTATTGAAGAACAAATTCAACAACTACGAAAAAACATAGATAAACAACAATGGGAAACACACCCTTGGATACAAGCAGAGCTATCAAAAGTGCGGATAGAAGACTCAAATTTACCTGCTTTTATTGTCAAACAATTCGTTAAAGCAGGTTTTTATACTGCTGCGGATATCGTAGATATAGATGAAAAAGGACAAGTTTTAGACAATCAAGGTAATTTTGTCAAGATACCGCAAATTGGATTTACTCGCGCCAACGAAGTATGGACATGGAAAAATAACCTTCTCAAAACTCTAAAAAAAGAAGCTAAAAAACAAAATATAGACCTTAACCAATTTGATACACCTGAAATTTTAGCCAAAAAAGCAGAAATAGAGGTACTTAAAAACGAACTAGCCAACCTTGAAACTCAAATTAAGTCCTATGAGTTTAAGACAAATAGTACCATAGAGCAACTTACTGCACAGTTTTGGTATCAAGTGTTCAAAGAAACTTCCACACGGTTAGAGCACATTATTGAACCTGCCGTAAAAGAATATGAAAAATTTGTGCGAGAGCATAATCCGAGTTCTACAATAGCACAACTTAAAGCGATTATAGATGAACACAACGAAAAACAGTTAGAACTCAAACTGTACTATGAAAATACTCATCAAGCGTACATAAGAAAAAAGACTGAAATAGAAACTAAAATTCAGGAAAATATCAAGCAGATTAAAGAACTTTGGAAATGTTTGTAA
- the dut gene encoding dUTP diphosphatase: protein MEVPIINRSNNPLPFYATEQAAGMDIMAAIDEPITLHSLERVLVPTGLYIALPEGYEAQIRPRSGLAIQHGITLLNAPGTIDADYRGEIKIILVNLSKTPYTIQPGERIAQMVITKCEKVIWQPTDTLPTTQRNSGGFGHTGK from the coding sequence ATAGAAGTTCCGATTATTAACCGTTCTAATAATCCTTTACCTTTTTATGCTACCGAACAAGCCGCAGGAATGGACATTATGGCTGCGATTGACGAACCGATTACTCTCCATAGTTTAGAAAGAGTACTTGTTCCAACAGGTTTATATATTGCTTTGCCCGAAGGATATGAAGCCCAAATACGCCCTCGTAGTGGTTTAGCCATTCAACATGGGATTACTTTGCTCAATGCCCCAGGCACAATAGATGCAGACTATCGCGGGGAAATTAAGATTATTTTGGTTAATTTAAGTAAAACTCCCTATACCATTCAACCCGGTGAGCGTATAGCTCAAATGGTCATAACAAAATGTGAAAAAGTTATATGGCAGCCCACAGATACTCTTCCAACTACACAGAGAAATTCAGGGGGATTTGGACACACAGGAAAGTAA